The Sulfurihydrogenibium sp. YO3AOP1 genome has a window encoding:
- the eno gene encoding phosphopyruvate hydratase, whose product MSTIIDIIGREVLDSRGNPTVEATAVLESGVVASAIVPSGASTGANEALELRDGDKKRFLGKGVLKAVENINTKIADLLIGEESEDQVRIDRLMIEADGTENKSNLGANAILAVSLAVARATAIEKEMPLYRYLGGVNAKVLPVPLMNVINGGAHADNELDFQEFMIVPVCGGSFKEALRAGVETFHVLKSVLKEKGYSTNVGDEGGFAPALRETKEALDMLMLAIDKAGYTPGEDIFIALDAASSEFYKDGKYLFEKRELTSDDMIILYEEIVGTYPVISIEDGLAENDWEGWKNLTQALGNKVQLVGDDLFTTNPKIIKEGIKNNIANSVLIKLNQIGTLTETLDAIEMARINNYTAIISHRSGESEDTFIADLAVATNAGQIKTGSASRTDRVAKYNQLIRIEEELGENAIFKGKQAFKKFQFEE is encoded by the coding sequence ATGTCAACAATTATAGACATTATCGGAAGAGAAGTTTTAGATTCAAGGGGAAATCCAACAGTAGAAGCTACTGCTGTTCTTGAAAGCGGTGTTGTTGCATCTGCAATAGTTCCAAGTGGAGCATCAACAGGAGCTAATGAAGCATTGGAGCTTAGAGATGGAGATAAAAAAAGATTTCTTGGAAAAGGTGTTTTAAAAGCAGTTGAAAACATTAACACAAAAATTGCTGACCTTTTAATAGGTGAAGAATCAGAAGACCAAGTCAGAATAGATAGACTTATGATAGAAGCAGACGGAACAGAGAATAAATCAAATCTTGGAGCTAATGCAATATTAGCGGTTTCTTTGGCAGTCGCGAGAGCTACGGCAATAGAAAAGGAAATGCCATTATACAGATACTTAGGCGGAGTTAATGCTAAGGTTTTACCTGTTCCACTCATGAACGTAATCAATGGCGGAGCACACGCAGACAACGAATTGGATTTTCAAGAGTTTATGATTGTTCCGGTTTGCGGTGGTTCATTTAAAGAAGCTTTAAGAGCAGGCGTTGAAACATTTCATGTTCTCAAATCTGTATTAAAAGAAAAAGGCTACTCAACAAACGTAGGAGATGAAGGCGGATTTGCACCTGCTTTAAGAGAGACAAAAGAAGCATTAGACATGTTAATGCTTGCAATAGATAAAGCAGGCTATACACCCGGCGAAGATATCTTTATTGCCTTAGATGCTGCATCTTCTGAATTTTATAAAGATGGAAAATACTTATTTGAAAAAAGAGAATTAACATCTGATGACATGATAATCTTATACGAAGAAATCGTAGGAACGTACCCGGTAATATCTATAGAAGATGGATTGGCTGAAAACGATTGGGAAGGATGGAAAAACTTAACACAAGCGCTTGGAAACAAAGTTCAACTTGTTGGAGATGACCTTTTTACAACAAATCCAAAAATTATAAAAGAAGGAATTAAAAATAACATAGCAAACTCAGTTTTAATAAAATTAAACCAAATCGGTACTTTAACCGAAACGTTAGATGCTATAGAAATGGCAAGAATCAATAACTATACAGCAATTATTTCTCACAGGTCAGGAGAAAGTGAAGATACATTTATTGCAGATTTAGCGGTAGCAACCAATGCAGGACAGATTAAAACAGGTTCTGCATCAAGAACAGATAGAGTAGCAAAATATAATCAATTAATTAGGATAGAGGAAGAGCTTGGTGAGAACGCAATCTTCAAAGGAAAACAAGCATTTAAGAAATTCCAATTTGAGGAATGA